A genomic segment from Lemur catta isolate mLemCat1 chromosome 9, mLemCat1.pri, whole genome shotgun sequence encodes:
- the LOC123644836 gene encoding zinc finger protein 501-like isoform X1 — translation MAVKPQDIVTFEEVAVYFTQEEGQHLGPHQRALYHDVMLENYHTLKALGFLVSRPRIISQLEQGEMPWVVALPALPHSGEQQDSQVKTKHKLSSPKETSSEEELQGITQEIFPRGNPEAFEFQQACGTEKGAEHSWKKFTIKARKKFFPQKRALGQVVNSLLNTNAVEKYQECNKLEKSLSLGTKPVVPQRDRPGEKASGWRLGGQGFPCQAGFSGPQTGPNGLKTPGCHVCGKSFSKNSHLIRHQKIHTREKPYVCVECGKKFNHNSILLQHEKVHRGEKPYVCNECGKGFRETSKLAKHQRIHTGEKPYRCNECGKAFSGNSNLTKHQLIHTGEKPYNCHECGKAFNQKANLIKHQRIHTGEKPFECKECGKSFSQPSHLIHHQRMHSGEKPYKCNECGKGFSQTSHLVDHQRIHTGEKPYVCIVCKRGFIQMSHLIHHHRTHSGEKPHECSECGKCFSQSSTLIRHQVIHTMEGAYELNERGQAFSVS, via the exons ATGGCAGTCAAGCCCCAG GACATTGTGACTTTTGAGGAGGTGGCCGTGTACTTCACTCAGGAGGAGGGGCAGCACCTGGGCCCACATCAGAGAGCGCTCTACCAtgatgtgatgctggagaactacCACACCCTGAAGGCTCTGG GTTTTCTAGTGTCCAGACCCAGGATTATCTCCCAGCTAGAGCAGGGGGAGATGCCATGGGTTGTGGCCCTGCCAGCGCTCCCCCATTCAGGTGAGCAACAAG attctCAGGTCAAGACAAAGCACAAACTATCAAGTCCCAAGGAAACATCTTCTGAAGAAGAATTACAAGGAATAACTCAGGAAATTTTCCCAAGAGGCAATCCAGAAGCATTTGAGTTTCAACAAGCTTGTGGGACTGAGAAAGGAGCAGAACATTCATGGAAAAAATTCACAATAAAGGCCAGGAAGAAGTTCTTTCCCCAAAAGAGAGCTTTGGGGCAAGTGGTCAACTCCCTGCTTAATACCAATGCAGTAGAGAAATACCAGGAATGTAACAAACTGGAGAAAAGCTTGTCTCTGGGCACAAAGCCTGTTGTACCTCAGAGGGACAGGCCAGGAGAGAAAGCCAGTGGGTGGAGGTTGGGTGGCCAAGGCTTTCCATGTCAGGCAGGCTTCAGTGGACCCCAGACAGGTCCCAATGGGTTGAAGACCCCGGGATGTCATGTGTGTGGGAAGTCTTTCAGCAAGAACTCTCACCTGATTCgacatcagaaaattcatactaGAGAGAAGCCTTATGTATGTGTGGAATGTGGGAAAAAATTTAATCACAACTCAATCCTTTTACAACATGAGAAAGTTCACcgtggagagaaaccctatgtgTGCAATGAATGTGGCAAGGGCTTTAGGGAGACATCGAAGCTTGCTAAACATcaaagaattcacactggagaaaaaccatataggtgtaatgagtgtggcaaagcctttagtgGGAATTCAAATCTTACTAAACACCAACTGATAcatactggagagaagccctataaTTGTCATGAGTGTGGAAAAGCCTTTAATCAGAAAGCAAATCTCAttaaacatcagagaattcatacaggagagaaacctttTGAATGCAAAGAGTGTGGGAAAAGCTTCAGTCAGCCATCACATTTGATTCACCACCAAAGGATGCATTctggagagaagccctacaaATGCAATGAGTGTGGAAAAGGCTTCAGTCAGACATCACACCTGGTTGATCATCAAAGAAtacacactggagagaaaccttatgtgTGCATTGTGTGCAAGAGAGGCTTTATTCAGATGTCACACTTGATTCACCACCACAGAACACATTCCGGAGAGAAGCCCCATGAatgtagtgaatgtgggaaatGCTTCAGCCAGAGCTCAACCCTTATTAGACATCAGGTTATCCACACTATGGAGGGTGCATATGAGTTAAACGAACGTGGGCAGGCTTTCAGTGTGAGCTAG
- the LOC123644836 gene encoding zinc finger protein 501-like isoform X2 translates to MAVKPQDIVTFEEVAVYFTQEEGQHLGPHQRALYHDVMLENYHTLKALGFLVSRPRIISQLEQGEMPWVVALPALPHSDSQVKTKHKLSSPKETSSEEELQGITQEIFPRGNPEAFEFQQACGTEKGAEHSWKKFTIKARKKFFPQKRALGQVVNSLLNTNAVEKYQECNKLEKSLSLGTKPVVPQRDRPGEKASGWRLGGQGFPCQAGFSGPQTGPNGLKTPGCHVCGKSFSKNSHLIRHQKIHTREKPYVCVECGKKFNHNSILLQHEKVHRGEKPYVCNECGKGFRETSKLAKHQRIHTGEKPYRCNECGKAFSGNSNLTKHQLIHTGEKPYNCHECGKAFNQKANLIKHQRIHTGEKPFECKECGKSFSQPSHLIHHQRMHSGEKPYKCNECGKGFSQTSHLVDHQRIHTGEKPYVCIVCKRGFIQMSHLIHHHRTHSGEKPHECSECGKCFSQSSTLIRHQVIHTMEGAYELNERGQAFSVS, encoded by the exons ATGGCAGTCAAGCCCCAG GACATTGTGACTTTTGAGGAGGTGGCCGTGTACTTCACTCAGGAGGAGGGGCAGCACCTGGGCCCACATCAGAGAGCGCTCTACCAtgatgtgatgctggagaactacCACACCCTGAAGGCTCTGG GTTTTCTAGTGTCCAGACCCAGGATTATCTCCCAGCTAGAGCAGGGGGAGATGCCATGGGTTGTGGCCCTGCCAGCGCTCCCCCATTCAG attctCAGGTCAAGACAAAGCACAAACTATCAAGTCCCAAGGAAACATCTTCTGAAGAAGAATTACAAGGAATAACTCAGGAAATTTTCCCAAGAGGCAATCCAGAAGCATTTGAGTTTCAACAAGCTTGTGGGACTGAGAAAGGAGCAGAACATTCATGGAAAAAATTCACAATAAAGGCCAGGAAGAAGTTCTTTCCCCAAAAGAGAGCTTTGGGGCAAGTGGTCAACTCCCTGCTTAATACCAATGCAGTAGAGAAATACCAGGAATGTAACAAACTGGAGAAAAGCTTGTCTCTGGGCACAAAGCCTGTTGTACCTCAGAGGGACAGGCCAGGAGAGAAAGCCAGTGGGTGGAGGTTGGGTGGCCAAGGCTTTCCATGTCAGGCAGGCTTCAGTGGACCCCAGACAGGTCCCAATGGGTTGAAGACCCCGGGATGTCATGTGTGTGGGAAGTCTTTCAGCAAGAACTCTCACCTGATTCgacatcagaaaattcatactaGAGAGAAGCCTTATGTATGTGTGGAATGTGGGAAAAAATTTAATCACAACTCAATCCTTTTACAACATGAGAAAGTTCACcgtggagagaaaccctatgtgTGCAATGAATGTGGCAAGGGCTTTAGGGAGACATCGAAGCTTGCTAAACATcaaagaattcacactggagaaaaaccatataggtgtaatgagtgtggcaaagcctttagtgGGAATTCAAATCTTACTAAACACCAACTGATAcatactggagagaagccctataaTTGTCATGAGTGTGGAAAAGCCTTTAATCAGAAAGCAAATCTCAttaaacatcagagaattcatacaggagagaaacctttTGAATGCAAAGAGTGTGGGAAAAGCTTCAGTCAGCCATCACATTTGATTCACCACCAAAGGATGCATTctggagagaagccctacaaATGCAATGAGTGTGGAAAAGGCTTCAGTCAGACATCACACCTGGTTGATCATCAAAGAAtacacactggagagaaaccttatgtgTGCATTGTGTGCAAGAGAGGCTTTATTCAGATGTCACACTTGATTCACCACCACAGAACACATTCCGGAGAGAAGCCCCATGAatgtagtgaatgtgggaaatGCTTCAGCCAGAGCTCAACCCTTATTAGACATCAGGTTATCCACACTATGGAGGGTGCATATGAGTTAAACGAACGTGGGCAGGCTTTCAGTGTGAGCTAG
- the LOC123644836 gene encoding zinc finger protein 501-like isoform X3 codes for MLENYHTLKALGFLVSRPRIISQLEQGEMPWVVALPALPHSGEQQDSQVKTKHKLSSPKETSSEEELQGITQEIFPRGNPEAFEFQQACGTEKGAEHSWKKFTIKARKKFFPQKRALGQVVNSLLNTNAVEKYQECNKLEKSLSLGTKPVVPQRDRPGEKASGWRLGGQGFPCQAGFSGPQTGPNGLKTPGCHVCGKSFSKNSHLIRHQKIHTREKPYVCVECGKKFNHNSILLQHEKVHRGEKPYVCNECGKGFRETSKLAKHQRIHTGEKPYRCNECGKAFSGNSNLTKHQLIHTGEKPYNCHECGKAFNQKANLIKHQRIHTGEKPFECKECGKSFSQPSHLIHHQRMHSGEKPYKCNECGKGFSQTSHLVDHQRIHTGEKPYVCIVCKRGFIQMSHLIHHHRTHSGEKPHECSECGKCFSQSSTLIRHQVIHTMEGAYELNERGQAFSVS; via the exons atgctggagaactacCACACCCTGAAGGCTCTGG GTTTTCTAGTGTCCAGACCCAGGATTATCTCCCAGCTAGAGCAGGGGGAGATGCCATGGGTTGTGGCCCTGCCAGCGCTCCCCCATTCAGGTGAGCAACAAG attctCAGGTCAAGACAAAGCACAAACTATCAAGTCCCAAGGAAACATCTTCTGAAGAAGAATTACAAGGAATAACTCAGGAAATTTTCCCAAGAGGCAATCCAGAAGCATTTGAGTTTCAACAAGCTTGTGGGACTGAGAAAGGAGCAGAACATTCATGGAAAAAATTCACAATAAAGGCCAGGAAGAAGTTCTTTCCCCAAAAGAGAGCTTTGGGGCAAGTGGTCAACTCCCTGCTTAATACCAATGCAGTAGAGAAATACCAGGAATGTAACAAACTGGAGAAAAGCTTGTCTCTGGGCACAAAGCCTGTTGTACCTCAGAGGGACAGGCCAGGAGAGAAAGCCAGTGGGTGGAGGTTGGGTGGCCAAGGCTTTCCATGTCAGGCAGGCTTCAGTGGACCCCAGACAGGTCCCAATGGGTTGAAGACCCCGGGATGTCATGTGTGTGGGAAGTCTTTCAGCAAGAACTCTCACCTGATTCgacatcagaaaattcatactaGAGAGAAGCCTTATGTATGTGTGGAATGTGGGAAAAAATTTAATCACAACTCAATCCTTTTACAACATGAGAAAGTTCACcgtggagagaaaccctatgtgTGCAATGAATGTGGCAAGGGCTTTAGGGAGACATCGAAGCTTGCTAAACATcaaagaattcacactggagaaaaaccatataggtgtaatgagtgtggcaaagcctttagtgGGAATTCAAATCTTACTAAACACCAACTGATAcatactggagagaagccctataaTTGTCATGAGTGTGGAAAAGCCTTTAATCAGAAAGCAAATCTCAttaaacatcagagaattcatacaggagagaaacctttTGAATGCAAAGAGTGTGGGAAAAGCTTCAGTCAGCCATCACATTTGATTCACCACCAAAGGATGCATTctggagagaagccctacaaATGCAATGAGTGTGGAAAAGGCTTCAGTCAGACATCACACCTGGTTGATCATCAAAGAAtacacactggagagaaaccttatgtgTGCATTGTGTGCAAGAGAGGCTTTATTCAGATGTCACACTTGATTCACCACCACAGAACACATTCCGGAGAGAAGCCCCATGAatgtagtgaatgtgggaaatGCTTCAGCCAGAGCTCAACCCTTATTAGACATCAGGTTATCCACACTATGGAGGGTGCATATGAGTTAAACGAACGTGGGCAGGCTTTCAGTGTGAGCTAG